From Actinomyces slackii, a single genomic window includes:
- a CDS encoding ferrochelatase, with protein sequence MSELTIETPEVVALPEAAATLAGPLAPYDAVLVLSYGGPEGPDDVLPFMRNATAGRGVPDSRLMEVSTHYQRFGGVSPINARNAELLAALRAELARRGCHLPVVIGNRNWRPFVSQALRELADAGARRVLALTTAAYGSYSGCRQYREDVAGAIARIEAGTDGATGDEEADAAARVGGAGGAPLEGVLSVDKARPYYNTPGMLQANVEAILAAYGRLADQGVDAQGVRLVLVTHSIPVSMEAGSAGSAGSAGQGAADPGMAGEPEPGVSADLSTEISYAAQHEALARVLVPEVARRLGLESLGHDLVYCSRSGPPQARWLEPDINDHLEALAEQDCPGVVVAPIGFICDHMEVVFDLDTEAAQTAEELGLPYARAATAGTHPAFIASLVDILAERAATARGEIVRPESTTGVGPFHTVCPPSCCLPGARPTTRTQPHPQEQS encoded by the coding sequence ATGAGTGAGCTGACCATCGAGACCCCGGAGGTGGTGGCCCTGCCTGAGGCCGCCGCGACCCTGGCCGGGCCCCTGGCCCCCTACGACGCCGTCCTCGTCCTGTCCTACGGGGGGCCTGAGGGGCCCGACGACGTCCTGCCCTTCATGCGCAACGCCACCGCCGGACGGGGCGTGCCCGACTCCCGGCTCATGGAGGTCTCCACCCACTACCAGCGCTTCGGCGGGGTCTCGCCGATCAACGCCCGCAACGCCGAGCTGCTGGCGGCCCTGCGCGCCGAGCTGGCCCGCCGCGGCTGCCACCTGCCCGTGGTCATCGGCAACCGCAACTGGCGTCCCTTCGTCAGCCAGGCCCTGCGCGAGCTGGCCGACGCCGGCGCCCGCCGAGTCCTGGCCCTGACCACCGCCGCCTACGGCTCGTACTCGGGCTGCCGCCAGTACCGCGAGGACGTGGCCGGGGCCATCGCCCGCATCGAGGCGGGCACCGATGGCGCCACCGGCGATGAGGAGGCCGACGCCGCCGCCAGGGTCGGCGGAGCGGGCGGGGCGCCCCTGGAGGGCGTCCTCAGCGTGGACAAGGCCCGGCCCTACTACAACACCCCCGGCATGCTCCAGGCCAATGTCGAGGCCATCCTCGCCGCCTACGGCAGGCTCGCCGATCAGGGGGTGGATGCCCAGGGGGTCCGGCTCGTGCTGGTCACCCACTCCATCCCCGTCTCCATGGAGGCGGGCTCAGCCGGCTCGGCCGGGTCGGCCGGCCAAGGGGCGGCGGATCCCGGGATGGCCGGGGAGCCCGAGCCGGGGGTCAGCGCCGACCTGTCCACGGAGATCTCCTACGCCGCCCAGCACGAGGCCCTGGCGCGGGTGCTCGTTCCCGAGGTGGCCCGCCGACTGGGACTGGAGTCGCTGGGCCACGACCTCGTCTACTGCTCGCGCTCGGGCCCTCCCCAGGCGCGCTGGCTGGAGCCCGACATCAACGACCACCTCGAGGCCCTGGCCGAGCAGGACTGCCCCGGTGTGGTCGTGGCTCCCATCGGATTCATCTGCGACCACATGGAGGTGGTCTTCGACCTGGACACCGAGGCGGCCCAGACCGCTGAAGAGCTCGGCCTGCCCTATGCGCGGGCCGCCACCGCCGGCACTCACCCGGCCTTCATCGCCTCCCTGGTCGATATCCTGGCCGAGCGGGCGGCCACCGCCCGGGGGGAGATCGTTCGCCCGGAGTCCACTACCGGCGTCGGCCCCTTCCACACGGTCTGCCCGCCCTCATGCTGCCTGCCCGGCGCACGCCCCACCACCCGCACGCAACCACACCCCCAGGAGCAGTCATGA
- the pulA gene encoding pullulanase-type alpha-1,6-glucosidase: MAFTYTMTRTIDNAMADPPVAGSGEQRAYWIKPDLLAWPLSLLPIGMGREDVVDEAGAPTGAGGLTLALVTASQGGAAVIDGALLGADDLPAPVLTPLSITGNLPDHVLSARPNLEGFIALRPAAPLDEAVVRQALTGQIAVLQYVDGPTRSIDAYTGVQLAPLLDCLYASTRAELGVSFTDGAPRFALWAPTARRVTLLTWQTGEATGSLPLVEGGATRTPAVPSTDGRWCVANARGDITAGCQYLWEVEVYVPATGRIETNLVTDPYSVALTVDSERSVAVDLGDPALAPSVWATPSPRVPNNASRSIYELHLRDFSAMDSSVPAELRGTYRAFTVADSHGMRHLAELAEAGLSTVHLLPTFDIATIPERRSDQLSAVIPEAGPASADQQAAIAEVAHRDAYNWGYDPWHWMAPEGSYATEGHQDGGGRIIEFREMVGSLHAVGLQVVLDQVYNHTAAHGQDPLSVLDRVVPGYYHRLDAVGRVMNSTCCSNIATENAMSERLMIDSVVWWARQYRVDGFRFDLMGHHSRPTMEKVRAALDALTVQDDGVDGSSLYLYGEGWNFGEVASNALFIQATQGQLDGTGIGAFNDRLRDAVHGGGPFDQDHRAYQGFGTGLLTQPGGLDPRSRHDQAADLAHRTDLVRLGMVGNLRDYLLLCADGRMRRGGEMGYNGSAAGFASAPQENVNYVDAHDNETLFDLLTYKLPRGLPMPDRVRMNTVCLATVALGQSPSFWAAGAELLRSKSLDRDSYDSGDHFNAIDFTGQGNGFGRGLPPAFRNERTWWAQGPLLEDSSLRPGPQDIAAAKAQALDLLRLRASSPLLWLGDAGLIVDKVRFPGAGLGAPAGFIAMLIDDTLGRDIDPDLDGLLVVINASGTWVSQTLAELAGREFRLSSIQERGADDVVRESVFDPGSGAVGVPARTVAVFTEASR; the protein is encoded by the coding sequence ATGGCCTTCACGTACACGATGACCCGCACGATCGACAACGCAATGGCCGACCCGCCAGTGGCAGGCTCGGGGGAGCAGCGCGCCTACTGGATCAAGCCCGATCTTCTGGCCTGGCCCCTGTCCCTGCTGCCCATTGGCATGGGTCGCGAGGACGTCGTCGATGAGGCCGGAGCCCCCACGGGCGCCGGCGGGCTGACCCTGGCCCTGGTCACCGCCTCCCAGGGGGGCGCTGCTGTCATCGACGGCGCCCTTCTCGGCGCCGACGACCTGCCGGCCCCCGTCCTGACTCCCCTGAGCATCACCGGGAACCTGCCCGACCACGTCCTGTCCGCACGCCCCAACCTGGAGGGCTTCATCGCCCTGCGCCCCGCGGCCCCCCTCGACGAGGCGGTCGTGCGCCAGGCCCTGACCGGCCAGATCGCCGTCCTCCAGTACGTCGACGGCCCGACCCGCAGCATCGACGCCTACACCGGCGTCCAACTCGCCCCGCTCCTGGACTGCCTGTACGCCTCGACCCGCGCAGAGCTCGGCGTCTCCTTCACCGACGGCGCCCCCCGCTTCGCCCTGTGGGCCCCCACGGCGCGCCGCGTCACCCTCCTGACCTGGCAGACCGGGGAGGCCACGGGCAGCCTCCCCCTGGTCGAGGGCGGGGCGACTCGCACCCCGGCCGTCCCCAGCACCGATGGACGCTGGTGCGTGGCCAATGCGCGGGGCGATATCACCGCGGGCTGCCAGTACCTGTGGGAGGTGGAGGTCTATGTCCCGGCCACCGGCCGGATCGAGACCAACCTCGTCACCGACCCCTACTCGGTGGCCCTGACCGTTGACTCCGAGCGCTCCGTGGCCGTTGACCTGGGGGACCCCGCCCTGGCCCCCTCCGTATGGGCGACGCCTTCCCCGCGCGTGCCCAACAACGCCTCCCGCAGCATCTACGAGCTCCATCTGCGCGACTTCTCCGCCATGGACTCCTCCGTGCCCGCCGAGCTGCGCGGCACCTATCGGGCCTTCACCGTGGCCGACTCCCACGGGATGCGCCACTTGGCAGAGCTGGCCGAGGCGGGCCTGAGCACCGTCCACCTCCTGCCCACCTTCGACATCGCCACCATCCCCGAGCGCCGATCCGACCAGCTCAGCGCGGTCATCCCCGAGGCCGGCCCCGCCTCCGCCGACCAGCAGGCGGCCATTGCGGAAGTGGCCCACCGGGACGCCTACAACTGGGGCTACGACCCCTGGCACTGGATGGCCCCCGAGGGCTCCTACGCCACCGAGGGCCATCAGGACGGCGGCGGGCGCATCATCGAGTTCCGCGAGATGGTCGGCTCGCTGCACGCCGTCGGGCTGCAGGTGGTCCTCGATCAGGTCTACAACCACACTGCCGCCCACGGCCAGGATCCCCTCAGCGTCCTGGACCGGGTGGTGCCCGGCTACTACCACCGGCTCGACGCCGTGGGCCGGGTCATGAACTCCACCTGCTGCTCCAATATCGCCACCGAGAACGCGATGAGCGAGCGCCTCATGATCGACTCGGTGGTGTGGTGGGCCCGCCAGTACCGGGTCGATGGCTTCCGCTTCGACCTCATGGGCCACCATTCGCGCCCCACGATGGAGAAGGTGCGCGCCGCCCTGGACGCCCTGACCGTCCAGGACGATGGCGTCGACGGCTCCTCCCTCTACCTCTACGGCGAGGGCTGGAACTTCGGGGAGGTCGCCTCCAACGCCCTGTTCATCCAGGCCACCCAGGGCCAGTTGGACGGCACTGGCATCGGCGCCTTCAACGACCGCCTGCGCGACGCCGTTCACGGGGGCGGTCCCTTCGATCAGGATCATCGCGCCTACCAGGGCTTCGGGACGGGCCTGCTGACCCAGCCGGGCGGGCTGGACCCGCGCTCCCGCCACGATCAGGCCGCCGACCTGGCCCACCGCACCGACCTCGTGCGCCTGGGCATGGTCGGCAACCTGCGCGACTACCTGCTGCTCTGCGCTGACGGGAGGATGCGCCGTGGCGGCGAGATGGGCTACAACGGGTCGGCGGCCGGCTTTGCCTCGGCCCCGCAGGAGAACGTCAACTATGTTGACGCCCACGACAACGAGACGCTTTTCGACCTGCTGACCTACAAGCTGCCGCGGGGACTGCCGATGCCGGATCGGGTGCGCATGAACACGGTGTGCCTGGCCACGGTGGCACTGGGGCAGTCCCCGTCATTCTGGGCGGCGGGCGCCGAGCTGCTGCGCAGCAAGTCCCTGGACCGTGACTCCTACGATTCGGGTGACCATTTCAATGCCATCGACTTCACGGGGCAGGGCAATGGCTTTGGTCGCGGGCTGCCCCCGGCCTTCCGCAATGAGAGGACCTGGTGGGCGCAGGGCCCGCTCCTGGAGGACTCCTCGCTGAGGCCCGGGCCGCAGGACATCGCCGCGGCCAAGGCGCAGGCGCTGGATCTGCTGCGCCTGCGGGCGTCCTCGCCCCTGCTGTGGCTGGGGGACGCTGGTCTGATCGTGGACAAGGTGCGCTTCCCGGGCGCCGGCCTGGGGGCGCCGGCCGGCTTCATCGCCATGCTCATCGACGACACCCTGGGGCGGGATATCGATCCCGACCTGGACGGGCTGCTCGTCGTCATCAACGCCTCGGGGACGTGGGTGAGCCAGACCCTTGCCGAGCTGGCGGGCCGCGAGTTCCGGCTCTCTTCCATTCAAGAGCGGGGGGCCGACGACGTCGTGCGCGAGTCGGTCTTCGATCCCGGCTCTGGTGCGGTGGGCGTGCCGGCCCGTACGGTCGCGGTCTTCACCGAGGCGAGCCGGTGA
- a CDS encoding glutamyl-tRNA reductase has protein sequence MYFLSADHRRLSLDAVARLSAAAPRLGPDLMSGFALRGALVLATCNRLALLLEADELDASAIARFLARRAGLDQPPELSSWQGAEAHRELFATASGLRSMVIGERQIAGQLRRALRTATAEATASTELIRAVEHASIASRRVAGETSLAGRGRSIVAVGVGLAERELGPLPGARVLLVGTGSYAGATVSALREHGATSIAVHSASSQRGQDFARSRGLRAVAPEALAQALAQADLVITCRGMGGPILSADRVRQALEARSRDDGTRTRLVILDLALPRDVEAGVAELPGVVCLDLDGIRQAVPAAAGADIEQAQAIVEAEAGAFERDLAGRAMAPLITAVRAAADRVVEEEAARLRPAGETDSVSLAEAERALQRLAARLLHVPTVQARRAGEAGQQDAYRQALALVLGPDLARAAHE, from the coding sequence ATGTATTTTCTCTCCGCCGATCACCGCCGCCTGAGCCTCGACGCCGTCGCGCGCCTCAGCGCCGCGGCGCCGCGCCTGGGGCCCGACCTCATGTCGGGCTTCGCCCTGCGCGGCGCCCTTGTCCTGGCCACCTGCAACCGCCTGGCCCTCCTCCTGGAGGCCGACGAGCTGGACGCCAGCGCCATCGCGCGCTTCCTGGCCAGGCGCGCCGGCCTTGACCAGCCCCCGGAGCTGTCCAGCTGGCAGGGGGCCGAGGCCCACCGCGAGCTCTTCGCCACCGCCAGCGGGCTGCGCTCCATGGTCATCGGCGAGCGCCAGATCGCCGGCCAGCTGCGCCGCGCCCTGCGCACCGCCACCGCCGAGGCCACCGCCAGCACCGAGCTCATCCGCGCCGTCGAGCACGCCTCCATCGCCTCGCGCCGAGTGGCCGGGGAGACCTCCCTGGCCGGCCGGGGCCGCAGCATCGTCGCCGTGGGCGTGGGCCTGGCCGAGCGGGAGCTGGGCCCCCTGCCCGGCGCCCGCGTCCTCCTGGTGGGCACCGGCTCCTACGCGGGGGCCACGGTCAGCGCCCTGCGCGAGCACGGGGCCACCTCCATCGCCGTCCACTCCGCCTCCAGCCAGCGGGGCCAGGACTTCGCCCGCAGCAGGGGGCTGCGCGCCGTCGCCCCGGAGGCCCTGGCCCAGGCTCTGGCCCAGGCCGACCTCGTCATCACCTGCCGCGGCATGGGAGGGCCGATCCTCAGCGCCGATCGAGTCCGCCAGGCGCTGGAGGCCCGGTCCCGGGATGACGGGACCCGCACCCGACTGGTCATCCTCGACCTGGCCCTGCCCCGCGACGTCGAGGCCGGCGTCGCCGAGCTGCCCGGCGTGGTCTGCCTGGACCTGGATGGCATCCGCCAGGCCGTTCCGGCCGCCGCCGGAGCGGATATCGAGCAGGCCCAGGCCATTGTCGAGGCCGAGGCCGGCGCCTTCGAGCGGGACCTCGCCGGACGCGCCATGGCCCCCCTCATCACCGCCGTGCGCGCCGCGGCGGATCGGGTGGTGGAGGAGGAGGCCGCCCGACTGCGCCCCGCCGGCGAGACGGACTCCGTGAGCCTGGCAGAGGCCGAGCGCGCCCTCCAGCGCCTGGCCGCCCGCCTCCTGCACGTCCCCACGGTCCAGGCCCGCCGGGCCGGGGAGGCCGGTCAGCAGGACGCCTACCGTCAGGCCCTGGCCCTCGTGCTGGGCCCCGATCTGGCGCGGGCCGCCCATGAGTGA
- a CDS encoding DUF6571 family protein: MTYISLDKSLLQNLIDAINSYAQSHDFEVGEVKWINWTEDDPAGVGYRVANGSTLAGMSTTMTTLSGEIQVRLDEAVAMNESGITMSDGNTVSYYLPDGGEDTVENVRAYNSKSLDAAKSEATALYQATNSPNGRSEDGRTIDEIYAEMAKHQDVPTYSAAYIQALDKAAETRPYSEEDINKTGAELFLELMNRSRDSYSGEVMPPHFSTLGHMLAAASQDEVGGASLAKDVYPQDGSTMSLASKISLNAALSETPTRFGTRFLVDIASRSEGQDPNQGGMEGEDVINLTRYNADVLGGALTAMGNNPKAALDYLASAGGTVDANGTWTPNDAAQSRWDRLKHRDWNQAGLDGFTAALGAASSYRNVTGDTGDVIHADARATWLAGNTISHFGGGDVKKEDFSEKMKENLSLVIANSPEEVSVAAEGADLEDTDGAKLPTKPQAITNLTYRVIDNENAAATIATGLGDYHHDHIDRDMQSGDMTTLKGNYESAAASQGYIERLIESRLTDNKEDAEKRKTAIDTAASVFTTVAATGVTVATAGTSAAVLAPFAVDVGTTIAKPVVVDALTEGWGEDRNKDDSPGTPRDILEAQGYTDAAQYGLLSDESIALAQKQGLLLNADGSVIEVPPGGYSDSYLRKVQSWKKKAGDPATQEVSDSIDSGLDDGREQASKLLTNKN; this comes from the coding sequence ATGACCTACATTTCTCTCGACAAATCTCTATTGCAGAACCTCATCGATGCGATCAACAGCTACGCGCAGAGCCATGACTTCGAAGTGGGGGAAGTCAAGTGGATCAACTGGACGGAGGATGATCCTGCAGGAGTAGGATATCGGGTTGCCAACGGATCAACACTCGCGGGGATGTCAACCACGATGACCACGTTGAGTGGGGAGATCCAAGTCCGCCTCGATGAGGCGGTAGCGATGAATGAGTCGGGAATCACTATGAGCGACGGCAATACGGTGAGCTATTATCTTCCCGATGGTGGCGAAGACACGGTGGAGAATGTAAGGGCCTACAACTCCAAATCGCTCGATGCAGCCAAATCAGAAGCAACGGCACTGTATCAAGCGACGAACAGCCCGAATGGCCGCTCCGAGGACGGACGCACTATCGACGAGATTTATGCGGAGATGGCTAAGCATCAAGATGTGCCAACCTATTCGGCCGCATATATTCAGGCGCTAGACAAGGCGGCCGAGACAAGGCCCTATTCCGAGGAGGACATCAACAAGACTGGGGCAGAGCTCTTCTTGGAGCTCATGAACCGGAGTCGAGACAGTTATTCGGGCGAGGTAATGCCCCCTCACTTCAGCACACTCGGGCACATGCTGGCTGCCGCCTCCCAGGATGAGGTGGGCGGTGCCAGTCTGGCGAAGGACGTCTATCCCCAGGACGGCTCCACCATGTCACTCGCGAGCAAGATCTCCCTTAATGCCGCCCTCTCCGAGACGCCCACCCGATTCGGAACAAGGTTCCTGGTGGACATCGCCTCCCGATCTGAGGGTCAGGACCCCAACCAAGGCGGGATGGAGGGAGAGGATGTCATTAACCTCACACGATACAATGCGGATGTCCTCGGCGGAGCACTCACTGCCATGGGTAACAACCCTAAGGCCGCCCTGGATTACCTTGCCTCTGCTGGCGGCACAGTGGATGCGAACGGCACCTGGACTCCCAATGACGCCGCTCAGTCGCGCTGGGACCGTCTCAAGCATCGCGACTGGAACCAAGCCGGCCTAGATGGATTCACTGCAGCGCTTGGAGCAGCCTCCTCCTACCGCAATGTGACTGGTGATACCGGCGATGTCATCCATGCGGACGCGCGAGCGACCTGGCTGGCGGGAAATACGATCAGCCATTTCGGCGGAGGCGATGTCAAGAAAGAAGACTTCTCCGAGAAGATGAAGGAGAATCTTTCTCTGGTGATCGCCAACAGCCCAGAGGAGGTATCAGTGGCCGCCGAGGGGGCAGACCTCGAGGATACCGACGGAGCTAAGCTCCCAACCAAACCCCAGGCCATTACGAATCTCACCTACCGCGTGATCGATAACGAGAACGCTGCAGCCACTATCGCCACAGGACTGGGCGATTATCATCACGATCATATCGACCGCGACATGCAGTCAGGAGACATGACCACCCTCAAGGGTAACTATGAGAGCGCCGCAGCCTCTCAGGGGTATATCGAGCGACTCATCGAATCGCGGCTCACCGATAACAAGGAGGACGCCGAGAAACGCAAGACCGCTATTGACACGGCAGCAAGCGTGTTCACCACGGTTGCGGCCACTGGCGTCACAGTAGCAACCGCGGGCACGTCGGCGGCAGTTCTGGCTCCCTTCGCAGTGGATGTCGGGACCACAATCGCCAAGCCTGTGGTTGTCGATGCTCTCACCGAGGGCTGGGGAGAGGACAGGAACAAGGACGATAGTCCTGGAACACCTCGTGATATTCTTGAAGCACAGGGCTACACCGATGCGGCGCAGTACGGCCTCCTCTCCGATGAGAGCATCGCCCTCGCCCAGAAGCAGGGCCTGCTACTCAATGCGGACGGCAGTGTCATCGAAGTTCCCCCTGGCGGTTACAGCGATTCGTACCTTCGAAAGGTCCAGTCCTGGAAGAAGAAGGCCGGTGACCCTGCAACTCAAGAAGTTTCCGACTCCATCGATTCAGGTTTGGATGACGGCAGGGAGCAAGCGAGTAAGCTCCTCACCAATAAGAACTAG
- the hemQ gene encoding hydrogen peroxide-dependent heme synthase — protein MTETPSHPAGPLHRFEDEERHPHRDPRDATDVDLDAINDQYHYTLYAVFRLASPLPAAEPARERLIDESAQFIEDSGVTTRGWYDIGGLRADADLLVWWLDDDPEVLQDAYHRLRASALGRQLEPVWSCMGLHTPAEFNRNHVPACLAGVAPRDWVMVYPFVRSYEWYLLEPEARSRIMAAHGRHGFSKFPDVKGSTLATFGLSDYEWILGFEADTLDRLEGVMHHQRYTEARLHVRVDTPFYTGRRVSPRQWAERQPRT, from the coding sequence ATGACCGAGACCCCGAGCCATCCCGCCGGCCCCCTCCACCGCTTCGAGGACGAGGAGCGCCACCCCCACCGCGACCCGCGCGACGCCACCGACGTCGACCTCGATGCCATCAACGACCAGTATCACTACACCCTCTACGCGGTCTTCCGCCTGGCCTCCCCCCTGCCCGCCGCCGAGCCCGCCCGGGAGCGGCTCATCGATGAGTCCGCCCAGTTCATCGAGGACAGCGGGGTGACGACCCGCGGCTGGTACGACATCGGCGGGCTTCGCGCCGACGCCGACCTGCTCGTGTGGTGGCTCGACGACGACCCCGAGGTCCTCCAGGACGCCTACCACCGCCTGCGCGCCAGCGCGCTGGGCCGCCAGCTCGAGCCGGTGTGGTCCTGCATGGGCCTGCACACCCCCGCCGAGTTCAACCGCAACCATGTGCCGGCCTGCCTGGCCGGGGTGGCGCCGCGCGACTGGGTCATGGTCTACCCCTTCGTGCGCTCCTACGAGTGGTACCTGCTTGAGCCCGAGGCGCGCTCGCGGATCATGGCCGCTCACGGCCGCCACGGCTTCTCGAAGTTCCCCGATGTCAAGGGATCGACCCTGGCGACCTTCGGGCTGAGCGACTACGAGTGGATCCTGGGCTTCGAGGCCGACACCCTGGATCGCCTTGAGGGCGTCATGCATCACCAGCGCTACACCGAGGCGCGCCTGCACGTGCGCGTGGACACGCCCTTCTACACGGGCCGGCGCGTGTCCCCCCGCCAGTGGGCCGAGCGCCAGCCCCGCACCTGA
- a CDS encoding uroporphyrinogen decarboxylase, with translation MLKSHRIDSSHRLPALLEALAGERGERTPVWFMRQAGRSLPEYRRARAAAGLSMLEACLDPGLAAEITLQPVRRHGVDAAVLFSDIMVPLLLAGVDVRIEEGVGPVLAAPVRSREQIDALVAAPPAGDGLESVAQAARRVVVELGAPGRPGSREHLSPRQRAGLEVSAGQAGWTPLIAFGGAPFTLAAYLVEGRPSRDHLAARTLMHADPSSWHRLMTWCAQVTGAFIAAQVRAGAAAAQLFDSWAGSLSPADYRRHVQPYSALALQVAGRAHSPTTGAPPPLIHFGTGTARILADMRDAGADAVGVDDRTGLEEAARAVEASRAGACPLQGNLDPALLGAPWPVVQAGVEECLAAGQQAPGHVVNLGHGVPPGTDPAVLTRIVAQVHGSADWDATARRAWDPEEES, from the coding sequence TTGCTGAAATCTCATCGGATTGACTCATCTCACCGCCTCCCCGCGCTGCTGGAGGCACTGGCCGGCGAGCGGGGCGAGCGGACGCCCGTGTGGTTCATGCGCCAGGCGGGCCGCTCCCTGCCCGAGTACCGGCGCGCCCGGGCCGCCGCGGGCCTGTCCATGCTGGAGGCCTGCCTGGATCCCGGGCTCGCCGCGGAGATCACGCTGCAGCCGGTGCGGCGCCACGGGGTCGATGCCGCCGTGCTCTTCTCCGACATCATGGTCCCGCTGCTCCTGGCCGGGGTGGATGTGCGCATCGAGGAGGGGGTGGGCCCGGTTCTGGCCGCCCCGGTGCGCAGCCGCGAGCAGATCGACGCCCTGGTGGCCGCCCCTCCAGCAGGCGACGGGCTGGAGTCGGTGGCGCAGGCCGCGCGCCGCGTGGTCGTCGAGCTGGGGGCGCCAGGGCGGCCGGGGAGCCGCGAGCACTTGAGCCCACGCCAGCGCGCCGGCCTGGAGGTCAGCGCCGGTCAGGCGGGATGGACCCCGCTCATCGCCTTCGGGGGCGCGCCCTTCACCCTGGCCGCCTACCTCGTCGAGGGCCGCCCCAGCCGCGACCACCTGGCCGCCCGCACCCTCATGCACGCCGATCCGAGCTCCTGGCACAGGCTCATGACCTGGTGCGCGCAGGTCACCGGGGCCTTCATCGCCGCGCAGGTGCGCGCCGGGGCGGCCGCCGCCCAGCTCTTCGACTCCTGGGCCGGCAGCCTCTCCCCCGCGGACTACCGCCGCCATGTCCAGCCCTACTCGGCCCTGGCCCTCCAGGTCGCCGGCCGGGCCCACTCCCCCACCACGGGGGCGCCCCCGCCGCTGATCCACTTCGGCACGGGCACCGCCCGCATCCTGGCCGATATGCGGGACGCGGGGGCCGACGCCGTCGGCGTGGATGACCGTACCGGGCTGGAGGAGGCGGCCCGGGCCGTCGAGGCCTCCCGCGCCGGGGCCTGCCCGCTCCAGGGGAACCTGGACCCGGCGCTTCTGGGAGCGCCCTGGCCCGTTGTCCAGGCCGGCGTTGAGGAGTGCCTGGCGGCGGGGCAACAGGCCCCGGGGCACGTGGTCAACCTGGGGCACGGGGTGCCCCCCGGGACGGATCCTGCCGTGCTGACCCGCATCGTGGCGCAGGTGCACGGCTCAGCCGACTGGGATGCCACGGCGCGCCGGGCCTGGGACCCCGAGGAGGAGTCGTGA
- a CDS encoding response regulator transcription factor — translation MIRLGLTDDEPLFAAGLAMLLGAQPDMETVWQSVDGHDALRRLSADPVDILLLDIQMPGLDGLSTTREIVARGDDCRVVILTTFDTDGYVLGAIEAGAAGFLLKNTPPQELIEAVRTVHAGDSVISPGPTRRLLTAVRSGGLGRPDAPGGPDEPSGPAVSATVPPAASAGGAVEPTPEQAAARRALEPLTEREREILVLIALGLTNQEICDREWLSMATVKTHVSHLLSKTGSRDRVQLVLLALRAGAVDLTEVLTGS, via the coding sequence ATGATCCGCCTGGGACTGACGGATGACGAGCCTCTTTTCGCCGCGGGCCTGGCAATGCTGCTGGGCGCGCAACCGGATATGGAGACGGTCTGGCAGTCCGTTGACGGCCACGACGCCCTGCGCCGCCTCAGCGCCGACCCCGTGGACATCCTGCTCCTGGACATCCAGATGCCGGGCCTCGACGGCCTGTCCACCACTCGCGAGATCGTGGCCCGCGGCGATGACTGCCGGGTGGTCATCCTCACCACCTTCGACACCGACGGCTATGTCCTGGGCGCCATCGAGGCCGGGGCGGCGGGCTTCCTGCTGAAGAACACCCCTCCCCAGGAGCTCATCGAGGCGGTGCGCACCGTTCACGCGGGGGACTCGGTGATCTCACCAGGGCCCACGCGCCGCCTGCTGACGGCGGTGCGCTCCGGAGGGCTCGGCAGGCCCGACGCGCCCGGTGGGCCCGATGAGCCCAGCGGACCCGCAGTATCGGCGACTGTCCCGCCAGCGGCATCGGCGGGAGGCGCCGTCGAGCCCACTCCCGAGCAGGCGGCTGCCCGGCGGGCGCTGGAGCCCCTGACCGAGCGCGAGCGCGAGATCCTGGTGCTCATCGCCCTGGGACTGACCAATCAGGAGATCTGCGACCGCGAGTGGCTGTCCATGGCCACGGTCAAGACGCATGTCAGCCACCTGCTGTCCAAGACCGGCAGCCGTGACCGGGTCCAGCTGGTCCTCCTGGCCCTGCGGGCCGGCGCCGTCGACCTCACCGAGGTCCTCACCGGATCGTGA